The following are encoded together in the Thermus neutrinimicus genome:
- a CDS encoding CHAD domain-containing protein, with protein MRDARAWTEHLRTHIPLALSGEDPEGVHQVRVAARRLRAYLDLLGFRVLQDDLKRLLRGTGRVRDLEVALAKETLPEGFRDFLERELKKARARLPDLLASPWTEALLRALAALPPLGERTATRGLSRLAKRLQKRFRDLRENPSPEALHAYRRALRRLRYAKEFLGLSTREEKKLQEELGSFQDGMVLLGLLREYLLEVPDEEAAALAEALTAALQREPLEERAKRLAAFPMAPIRGKG; from the coding sequence GTGAGGGACGCCCGAGCCTGGACGGAACACCTTAGGACCCACATCCCCCTGGCCCTTTCCGGGGAGGACCCCGAGGGGGTGCACCAGGTGCGGGTGGCCGCCCGGAGGCTCAGGGCATACCTGGACCTGCTGGGCTTTAGGGTACTCCAGGACGACCTAAAGCGCCTCCTAAGGGGCACGGGTCGGGTGCGGGACCTGGAGGTGGCCCTGGCCAAGGAAACCTTACCCGAGGGCTTCCGGGACTTCCTGGAAAGGGAGCTAAAGAAAGCCCGCGCCCGCCTGCCGGACCTCCTGGCCTCCCCTTGGACCGAGGCCTTGCTTCGGGCCCTGGCCGCACTCCCCCCCTTGGGGGAAAGGACCGCCACCAGGGGGTTATCCCGCCTGGCCAAGCGCCTCCAGAAGCGGTTTAGGGACCTGCGGGAAAACCCTAGCCCTGAGGCCCTCCACGCTTACCGGCGGGCCCTTAGGCGCCTCCGCTACGCCAAGGAGTTCCTAGGGCTATCCACCCGGGAGGAAAAGAAGCTCCAGGAGGAGCTGGGCTCCTTCCAGGACGGGATGGTGCTCCTGGGGCTTTTGCGGGAGTACCTCCTGGAAGTGCCCGACGAGGAGGCAGCGGCCCTGGCCGAGGCCCTGACGGCTGCTTTGCAAAGGGAACCCCTCGAAGAAAGGGCGAAAAGGTTAGCCGCCTTCCCTATGGCCCCCATCCGAGGGAAGGGATAA
- a CDS encoding SPFH domain-containing protein, producing the protein MREVKETTAWRQSGFLALLALLLALLWLGWGGVRLLSERELFYLWHVVFALLASGLLVGGLFTVQPNEAVALVFLGRYVGSIRDEGFHFANPLAQRKRITLRVHNFTSDRLKVNDAHGNPIEIAAVVVWRVVDTAKALFQVENYQSFVAIQSEAAIRALASRYPYDAEGKSLRGNPEEIAEELKAEVQERLRVAGVEVLEARLTHLAYAPEVAQAMLRRQQALAVVAARKLIVEAATNMVKEALSGLEAQGIALDEERRAAMVNNLMVALVAEAQAQPVMNVGTLYT; encoded by the coding sequence ATGCGCGAGGTAAAGGAAACCACAGCGTGGCGGCAAAGCGGCTTTCTGGCCCTTTTGGCCCTCCTCTTGGCCCTTCTTTGGTTGGGCTGGGGAGGGGTTCGGCTGTTGAGCGAGAGGGAGCTTTTCTATCTCTGGCACGTCGTCTTTGCCCTTCTCGCCTCGGGGCTCTTGGTAGGAGGGCTTTTCACCGTGCAGCCCAACGAGGCGGTGGCCCTAGTCTTTCTGGGACGCTATGTGGGTAGCATCCGGGATGAGGGCTTTCACTTCGCCAACCCCCTAGCCCAAAGGAAGCGGATCACCCTAAGGGTTCACAACTTCACTTCGGACCGGCTCAAGGTGAACGATGCCCACGGCAACCCCATTGAGATCGCCGCCGTGGTGGTGTGGCGGGTGGTGGATACGGCCAAAGCCCTCTTCCAGGTGGAGAACTACCAGAGCTTCGTGGCCATACAGTCGGAGGCGGCCATCCGGGCCCTGGCGAGCCGCTACCCCTATGATGCCGAGGGCAAGTCTTTAAGAGGAAACCCCGAGGAAATCGCCGAAGAGCTTAAGGCGGAGGTGCAGGAGCGCCTGAGGGTGGCAGGGGTGGAGGTCCTGGAGGCCCGCCTCACCCACCTGGCCTACGCCCCGGAGGTAGCCCAGGCCATGCTCCGCCGCCAGCAGGCCCTGGCGGTGGTGGCAGCCAGGAAGCTCATCGTAGAGGCGGCCACCAACATGGTGAAGGAGGCCCTTTCGGGCCTCGAGGCCCAGGGTATCGCCCTGGACGAGGAGCGCCGGGCAGCCATGGTGAATAACCTCATGGTGGCCCTGGTGGCCGAGGCCCAGGCCCAGCCGGTGATGAACGTGGGTACCCTGTACACCTGA
- the rapZ gene encoding RNase adapter RapZ: MRFLVLSGLSGAGKTTAKGYLEDLGYFMVDNLPPGLWEALLQELAQRGVERAGVVLDARALAFFGDLERALDQLKPTVVYLEARPEVLLRRYNLTRRVHPLGAGNLMREIGEERRILGPLRARAHLVLDTSELSPRALKDALVRFLGEEAGFLLRLISFGFKWGPPQEADLVLDVRPLPNPHYDPGLKPKTGLDPEVQAYVFREEHEPYYRALLAVVGLAAEGAKAEGRAFYTVAVGCTGGRHRSVAVAERLAEELSSRFRAEVSHRDVDKEG; encoded by the coding sequence ATGCGGTTTCTGGTGCTTTCAGGGCTTTCCGGGGCGGGCAAGACCACGGCCAAGGGGTACCTGGAGGACCTGGGCTACTTCATGGTGGACAACCTCCCTCCGGGCCTATGGGAAGCCCTCTTGCAGGAGCTGGCCCAAAGGGGGGTGGAGCGGGCCGGGGTGGTGCTGGACGCCCGGGCCTTAGCCTTCTTTGGGGATCTGGAAAGGGCCCTGGACCAGCTCAAGCCCACCGTGGTCTACCTCGAGGCCCGCCCCGAGGTCCTCTTACGCCGCTACAACCTGACCCGTAGGGTCCACCCCCTAGGGGCAGGGAACCTCATGCGGGAGATCGGGGAGGAGCGCCGGATCCTGGGACCTCTAAGGGCCAGGGCCCACCTGGTCCTGGACACCTCGGAGCTTTCCCCAAGGGCCCTAAAGGACGCCCTGGTGCGCTTTTTGGGGGAGGAGGCGGGCTTTCTCCTGCGCCTCATCTCCTTTGGCTTCAAGTGGGGCCCACCCCAGGAGGCCGACCTGGTCCTGGACGTGCGCCCCTTGCCCAACCCCCACTACGACCCCGGCCTCAAGCCCAAGACGGGGCTGGACCCCGAGGTGCAGGCCTATGTGTTCCGGGAAGAGCACGAGCCCTACTACCGGGCCCTTCTGGCGGTGGTGGGGCTGGCGGCGGAAGGGGCCAAGGCGGAGGGAAGGGCCTTTTACACCGTGGCCGTGGGGTGCACGGGGGGGAGGCACCGGAGCGTGGCCGTGGCCGAGCGGCTCGCCGAGGAGCTCTCAAGCCGCTTCCGGGCGGAGGTGAGCCACCGGGATGTGGACAAGGAAGGGTGA
- a CDS encoding cob(I)yrinic acid a,c-diamide adenosyltransferase, whose product MKIYTKTGDAGETGLYGAERVVKAHPRVEAYGTVDEANSALGLARSLLPPEHLDLHDLLERIQNALFDLGADLATRMGSPYEKNIARMDAQDVEALEGAIDRYMEESPPFQGFILPGGHPAAAALHLARTVVRRAERKVVALSREEPVNPEAIRYLNRLSDLLFVLARVVNAREGVREEGWLVKKRR is encoded by the coding sequence ATGAAGATCTACACCAAGACGGGGGATGCCGGGGAAACCGGCCTTTACGGGGCCGAGCGGGTGGTAAAGGCCCATCCCCGGGTGGAGGCCTACGGCACCGTGGACGAGGCCAACTCCGCCTTGGGCCTGGCCCGAAGCCTGCTTCCTCCGGAACACCTGGACCTACACGACCTCCTGGAGCGTATCCAAAACGCCCTCTTTGACCTGGGGGCCGACCTAGCCACCCGCATGGGCAGCCCCTACGAGAAGAACATCGCCCGCATGGACGCCCAGGATGTGGAGGCGCTGGAAGGGGCCATCGACCGCTACATGGAGGAAAGCCCTCCTTTCCAGGGCTTCATCCTCCCCGGGGGGCACCCGGCAGCGGCGGCTTTGCACCTGGCCCGCACCGTGGTGCGCCGGGCCGAGCGCAAGGTGGTGGCCCTAAGCCGGGAGGAACCGGTGAACCCGGAGGCCATCCGCTACCTCAACCGCCTTTCCGACCTCCTCTTCGTCCTGGCCCGGGTGGTAAACGCCCGGGAGGGAGTGCGGGAGGAGGGGTGGCTGGTGAAGAAGAGGCGCTAG
- a CDS encoding glycosyltransferase family 2 protein: MISVLIPTRYRPGHLRQALASLLRQTFPRFEAVVVDDGDGEGMGVVASLADPRLRAFPNPGRGQVEARQHALAQARGEAVLFLDDDDLLLDPAYLYRVWRVLSQEEALVYGEGVLDLGFWEIPFRPGEPGDWILRDNRILASGTALPLRLLRKLGGLDPSLGDYWDWDLWLRAYRAGFPFRYLKGRGIGIRVHGDNQSHGNRLEERRLFLEHLCRKHGLPPLQLKDHLVLALEAQAAKESLAPALCPPGIAPL, translated from the coding sequence ATGATTAGCGTCCTCATCCCCACCCGGTACCGGCCAGGCCATCTGCGCCAGGCCTTGGCCTCCCTTCTGCGGCAGACCTTTCCCCGGTTTGAGGCGGTGGTGGTGGACGATGGGGATGGGGAGGGAATGGGGGTGGTGGCCTCCTTGGCCGACCCACGGCTACGGGCTTTCCCCAACCCTGGGCGGGGCCAGGTGGAGGCCCGGCAGCACGCCCTGGCCCAGGCCCGGGGGGAGGCAGTTCTTTTCCTGGACGACGACGATCTTCTCCTGGACCCCGCCTACCTCTACCGGGTTTGGCGCGTCCTCTCCCAGGAGGAGGCCCTGGTGTACGGGGAGGGGGTCTTGGACCTGGGCTTTTGGGAGATCCCCTTCCGCCCGGGGGAGCCCGGGGACTGGATCCTGAGGGACAACCGCATCCTGGCCTCGGGTACGGCGTTGCCCCTTAGGCTCCTCAGGAAGCTTGGGGGTCTTGACCCCAGCCTGGGGGATTACTGGGACTGGGACCTTTGGCTTCGAGCCTACCGGGCGGGGTTCCCCTTCCGCTACCTGAAGGGGAGGGGGATAGGGATAAGGGTCCACGGGGACAACCAGAGCCACGGGAACCGCCTCGAGGAGCGCCGCCTTTTCCTGGAGCACCTTTGCCGCAAGCATGGACTACCGCCTTTGCAGCTTAAGGATCACCTGGTTCTGGCCCTCGAGGCCCAGGCCGCGAAGGAAAGCCTGGCGCCGGCCTTATGCCCTCCGGGCATAGCCCCTCTTTAG
- a CDS encoding DUF3208 domain-containing protein — MQAVRLFQGYLWHPRGLALDPMGLLPQEVEGARLLLDEVPPPTPFFEDGTPTHTQRFYQLTLLLLTEEAPEALKPVAQALAPILQGMLEGLPREVGWLLLEDLRPL, encoded by the coding sequence GTGCAGGCGGTGCGCCTTTTCCAGGGCTACCTCTGGCATCCCCGGGGGCTTGCCCTGGACCCCATGGGCCTCCTTCCCCAGGAGGTGGAAGGGGCCAGGCTTCTCCTGGACGAGGTGCCGCCCCCCACGCCCTTCTTTGAGGACGGCACCCCCACCCACACCCAGCGCTTCTACCAGCTCACCCTTCTCCTCCTCACCGAGGAGGCACCCGAGGCCTTGAAGCCCGTGGCCCAGGCCCTGGCCCCCATCCTTCAGGGGATGTTGGAGGGGCTTCCCCGGGAGGTGGGCTGGCTTCTTTTGGAGGACCTGCGCCCCCTCTAG
- a CDS encoding type II CAAX prenyl endopeptidase Rce1 family protein, which yields MRALYWALGLSWVAFLVFYLLGGRVESPAYVAFGFLYMWIPGLVALYFARKEGMRLPLALRPNRYWLFAWLFPVALTLLSIPLSLPFGAWKGWEALRQTLPQDAAQAIPETLWTLFPLVLILAALVAGATANLLAALGEELLWRGYLWEGLKERGLWPASLEIGFWWGLWHAPLVLAGHNYPREPYLGVPMMILFTLALTPSLLWVRERGGSVVAPALLHGTLNAIGGFPLLVVERTHDLLIGVVGLPGLFLLSLFNLWLRGRV from the coding sequence ATGAGAGCCCTTTACTGGGCCCTGGGGCTTTCCTGGGTGGCCTTCCTGGTCTTTTACCTGTTGGGCGGGCGGGTGGAGAGCCCTGCCTACGTGGCCTTTGGCTTCCTTTACATGTGGATTCCCGGCCTGGTGGCCCTGTACTTCGCCCGCAAGGAGGGAATGCGCCTCCCCCTTGCCTTGAGGCCCAACCGCTACTGGCTTTTCGCCTGGCTCTTTCCCGTGGCCCTCACCCTGCTTTCCATTCCCCTAAGCCTTCCCTTCGGCGCCTGGAAAGGATGGGAAGCCCTCCGGCAAACCCTACCCCAGGATGCAGCCCAGGCGATCCCGGAAACCCTCTGGACGCTTTTCCCCCTGGTCCTGATCCTCGCCGCCCTGGTGGCGGGGGCCACGGCGAACCTCTTGGCCGCCTTGGGGGAGGAGCTCCTGTGGCGAGGATACCTCTGGGAGGGGCTTAAGGAGCGGGGCCTCTGGCCCGCCAGCCTGGAGATTGGCTTCTGGTGGGGATTATGGCACGCTCCCCTCGTCCTGGCCGGCCACAACTACCCCAGGGAGCCCTACCTGGGCGTACCCATGATGATCCTCTTCACCCTGGCCCTGACCCCCTCCCTCCTCTGGGTGCGGGAAAGAGGCGGTTCCGTGGTGGCCCCAGCCCTCCTTCACGGAACCCTGAACGCCATCGGAGGCTTTCCCCTTCTCGTGGTGGAGCGCACCCACGACCTCCTCATCGGGGTGGTGGGGCTTCCCGGGCTTTTCCTCCTTTCCCTTTTCAACCTCTGGCTCAGAGGACGGGTATAG
- the surE gene encoding 5'/3'-nucleotidase SurE codes for MKILVTNDDGIFSPGLWALAESASRFGEVYVVAPDVEQSGVGHAITIAHPVRAFPHPAPLPGPHFPAYRVRGTPADCVALGLHLFGPVDLVLSGINLGSNLGHEIWHSGTVAAAKQGRLFGLSAAAFSTPMNGQGPDFSALRPWVERVLEVLLRLERPFLVNVNLPHRPKGFLWTRQSVRAYEGVVVEGEDPMGRPLYWFAARPLKEAEEGTDRWAVEQGFIAATPLRLDLTDEARLQPALAHD; via the coding sequence ATGAAGATCCTGGTAACCAACGACGACGGCATCTTTAGCCCTGGGCTTTGGGCTCTGGCGGAGTCGGCAAGCCGGTTTGGGGAGGTCTATGTGGTGGCCCCCGACGTGGAGCAGAGCGGGGTGGGCCACGCCATCACCATCGCCCACCCCGTGCGGGCCTTTCCCCACCCGGCCCCCCTGCCGGGGCCCCACTTCCCCGCCTACCGGGTGCGGGGCACCCCGGCGGACTGCGTGGCCCTGGGCCTCCATCTTTTCGGCCCCGTGGACCTGGTCCTTTCGGGGATCAACCTGGGGAGCAACCTGGGCCACGAGATCTGGCACTCGGGGACCGTGGCCGCTGCCAAGCAGGGAAGGCTTTTTGGCCTCTCCGCCGCCGCCTTCAGCACCCCCATGAACGGGCAAGGCCCGGACTTTTCCGCCCTGAGGCCCTGGGTGGAGCGGGTTCTCGAGGTCCTGCTGAGGCTGGAGCGGCCTTTTTTGGTGAACGTGAACCTGCCCCATAGGCCCAAGGGCTTCCTGTGGACCCGGCAGTCGGTGCGGGCCTACGAGGGGGTAGTGGTGGAGGGAGAAGACCCCATGGGCCGCCCCCTCTATTGGTTTGCCGCCAGGCCCTTGAAGGAGGCGGAGGAGGGCACGGACCGCTGGGCGGTGGAGCAGGGGTTCATCGCGGCTACCCCTTTAAGGCTGGACCTCACCGATGAGGCCCGGCTGCAACCGGCCCTTGCCCATGATTAG
- a CDS encoding SixA phosphatase family protein, translating into MELFLVRHARALPAEAVEASPEGTPHPDEETADDLRPLTPKGVRRFRKVVRGLWGLGVELDLILTSPKRRALETAELLTDLLEGEVRITPHLAAPPSVALLEELPQEGRVALVGHEPYLSALLAWLLFGDFAGASAQATLGTRFVLKKGGVAWLEGRPVPGGMALKALLPPKVFRL; encoded by the coding sequence ATGGAACTCTTCCTGGTACGCCATGCCCGCGCCCTACCGGCCGAGGCGGTGGAAGCTTCCCCTGAAGGAACCCCGCACCCAGATGAGGAAACCGCCGACGACCTTCGCCCCCTGACCCCCAAGGGGGTGCGGCGGTTCCGCAAGGTGGTGCGGGGCCTTTGGGGGCTGGGGGTGGAGCTGGACCTGATCCTCACCAGCCCCAAGAGGCGGGCCTTGGAAACCGCCGAGCTCCTCACCGACCTTCTGGAAGGGGAGGTGCGGATAACCCCCCACCTGGCCGCCCCGCCCTCCGTGGCCCTTCTGGAGGAACTACCCCAGGAGGGGCGGGTAGCCCTGGTGGGACACGAGCCCTACCTCTCCGCCCTTTTGGCCTGGCTTCTTTTCGGAGACTTCGCCGGAGCCTCGGCCCAAGCGACCCTGGGAACCCGCTTTGTCCTGAAGAAGGGAGGGGTGGCCTGGCTGGAGGGCCGCCCCGTGCCCGGAGGGATGGCCCTCAAGGCCCTCTTGCCGCCCAAGGTCTTCCGCCTGTGA
- a CDS encoding glucodextranase DOMON-like domain-containing protein, producing the protein MLFLFQDPLGDDQGLAYLYPRAALFQEAGEGYADLLALAGEEREGRLVLRVRLSRYPNPLEGPLGFSLATVVLWLDTGEGGEETLLPGLSTPHGQGFEAAYVLTGFGGEKRTPTGERTPLRVWREGDWVAVDTGLPPGPYGYYGAVGLFDPFAPWYLRPTSPEGGPWTLGAPPGSPPVVDLLAEDPRDQVRAYETGILKPLRPKGLALRRESLLAFALGGASLLLAFLLRKG; encoded by the coding sequence GTGCTGTTCCTCTTCCAGGACCCCCTGGGCGACGACCAAGGCCTGGCCTACCTCTATCCCCGGGCCGCCCTTTTCCAGGAGGCGGGGGAGGGCTATGCTGACCTCCTGGCCCTGGCGGGGGAAGAACGGGAGGGGAGGCTGGTCCTAAGGGTACGGCTGAGCCGCTACCCGAACCCCCTCGAGGGTCCTTTGGGCTTCAGCCTGGCCACGGTGGTCCTCTGGCTGGACACGGGGGAGGGGGGAGAGGAAACCCTGCTCCCCGGGCTTTCCACCCCCCACGGCCAGGGCTTTGAGGCGGCCTATGTCCTCACGGGGTTTGGCGGGGAAAAGCGCACCCCCACCGGGGAACGGACGCCCCTGAGGGTGTGGCGGGAAGGGGACTGGGTGGCGGTGGACACCGGGCTTCCCCCGGGGCCTTACGGTTACTACGGGGCCGTGGGCCTCTTTGATCCCTTTGCCCCCTGGTACCTGCGACCCACCAGCCCCGAAGGGGGCCCCTGGACCCTGGGGGCCCCCCCGGGAAGCCCCCCGGTGGTGGACCTTCTGGCGGAAGACCCCCGGGACCAAGTGAGGGCCTACGAAACCGGAATCCTAAAGCCCCTAAGGCCCAAGGGGTTGGCCCTTAGGAGGGAAAGCCTTCTGGCCTTTGCCCTGGGTGGGGCCTCCCTCCTCCTGGCCTTTCTCCTCCGCAAGGGCTAG
- a CDS encoding ABC transporter permease, with translation MKPIHRIFWKELVQVFRDRKLVFSTLVLPVLLMPLFMFGPTLVLQRLIQGAQEKEQEVAVLNLPQDALRALERAGLSPKAHPDPEGAVREGKYPVGVRYEKGVYRVYGRLAGWLTEGQVAVGKVQGALQTLREAKVAEALARRGIPYQVLNPFQVEVVDASPERERAGGLLGFLLPFFLVVFVLTGGQVVAVDATAGEKEKGTLEALLMAPVPLWHLALGKTLAAVALALLSGTSGLLGLTLGGAIASALGSGLPTETGHTLELGGRVALDGASFLALFLSAFLLALLMGAVMVGLGLYARSFKEAQSYMAPLQLLALFPLLFLQFRGFFELEPWHHLVPLFNVALLMDALLKGMANPLQAGLTWGSTLVYAGLALFYAVRVFAREEVVFRN, from the coding sequence ATGAAGCCTATCCACCGCATCTTTTGGAAGGAGCTCGTGCAGGTTTTCCGCGACCGCAAGCTGGTCTTCTCCACCCTCGTCCTGCCTGTCCTGCTCATGCCCCTTTTCATGTTCGGGCCCACCCTGGTCCTCCAAAGGTTAATCCAGGGCGCTCAGGAGAAGGAGCAGGAGGTGGCGGTCCTGAACCTACCCCAAGACGCCCTCCGCGCCCTGGAGCGGGCCGGGCTATCCCCTAAAGCCCACCCCGATCCCGAGGGAGCCGTGCGGGAGGGGAAGTATCCCGTGGGCGTCCGCTACGAGAAGGGGGTGTACCGGGTCTACGGCCGCCTTGCTGGGTGGCTCACGGAGGGGCAAGTGGCGGTGGGGAAGGTACAAGGGGCCCTGCAAACGCTCAGGGAAGCCAAGGTGGCTGAGGCCTTGGCCAGGAGGGGCATCCCCTACCAGGTTCTCAACCCCTTCCAGGTAGAGGTGGTGGATGCCTCCCCGGAACGGGAAAGGGCTGGGGGCCTTTTGGGTTTTCTCCTCCCCTTCTTCCTGGTGGTTTTCGTTCTCACGGGTGGACAGGTGGTGGCGGTGGACGCCACCGCGGGGGAAAAGGAGAAGGGGACCCTCGAGGCCCTCCTCATGGCTCCGGTGCCCCTTTGGCACCTGGCCCTGGGCAAGACCCTGGCCGCGGTGGCCCTGGCTCTCCTGTCCGGAACGTCCGGGCTTTTGGGGCTGACCCTCGGCGGGGCTATCGCAAGCGCCCTGGGCTCAGGCCTGCCCACCGAAACCGGACATACCCTGGAGCTAGGGGGGCGGGTGGCCTTGGATGGCGCCAGCTTCCTGGCCCTTTTCCTCTCCGCCTTCCTTTTGGCCCTGCTCATGGGAGCGGTGATGGTGGGGCTAGGGCTCTACGCCCGAAGCTTCAAGGAGGCCCAAAGCTACATGGCTCCCCTCCAGCTTTTAGCCCTCTTTCCCCTGCTCTTTCTCCAATTCCGGGGCTTTTTTGAACTGGAACCCTGGCACCACTTGGTCCCCCTTTTCAACGTGGCCCTCCTCATGGACGCCCTCCTGAAGGGAATGGCAAACCCCCTGCAGGCAGGCCTTACCTGGGGCTCCACCTTGGTCTACGCAGGCCTTGCCCTCTTCTATGCCGTGCGGGTCTTCGCCCGGGAAGAGGTGGTCTTTAGGAACTAG
- a CDS encoding ATP-binding cassette domain-containing protein, with amino-acid sequence MIEVTLLSKVYGQHQAVKELSFQVAPGEVYALLGPNGAGKTTTLRILSTLIRPTKGRARVAGFDVVQEPLEVRRRLGLVNGGMRVYDRLTGREVLRFFAGFYGLEGRAFQEALDWAVGLLEMEETLERKVMEMSTGMRQKVVIARAILHRPPVLLLDEATAGLDVFARRALLDFVKAYRQLGNTIVYSTHVMAEAEEVADRVGFLHQGRLVYEGSKEEALALGEGSLEQAFVRRVRGAA; translated from the coding sequence ATGATTGAGGTCACCCTCCTCAGCAAGGTTTACGGCCAGCACCAAGCGGTCAAGGAGCTTTCCTTCCAGGTGGCTCCTGGGGAGGTCTATGCCCTCCTAGGCCCTAACGGGGCTGGGAAGACCACCACCTTGCGGATTCTCTCCACCCTCATCCGCCCCACCAAGGGCAGGGCCAGGGTGGCGGGGTTTGATGTGGTCCAAGAACCCCTCGAGGTGCGCCGGCGCCTGGGCCTGGTCAACGGGGGGATGCGGGTGTACGACCGCCTTACCGGGCGGGAGGTACTGCGGTTCTTTGCCGGGTTTTACGGCCTCGAGGGCCGGGCCTTTCAGGAGGCGTTGGATTGGGCGGTGGGTCTTTTGGAAATGGAGGAAACCCTGGAGCGAAAGGTCATGGAGATGTCCACCGGCATGCGGCAAAAGGTGGTCATCGCCCGGGCCATCCTCCACCGTCCCCCCGTCCTCCTCTTGGACGAGGCCACGGCCGGGCTGGACGTCTTTGCCCGTAGGGCGCTTCTGGACTTCGTTAAGGCCTACCGCCAGCTGGGCAACACCATCGTCTACTCCACCCACGTGATGGCGGAGGCGGAGGAGGTGGCGGACCGGGTAGGCTTTTTGCACCAGGGCAGGCTGGTCTATGAGGGAAGCAAGGAAGAAGCCCTGGCCTTGGGAGAAGGAAGCCTGGAACAGGCGTTCGTGCGCAGGGTAAGGGGGGCCGCATGA
- a CDS encoding gluconeogenesis factor YvcK family protein produces MWTRKGDEVVYRVAQGLARRFPPLRWLYPGMRVKRYAALAGLGILLMAYGLARFLPSPPPKPWALGLVLLGLALLVGGIRSMNRSMLSALTEPEAVPERVYVRRRLEQGPKVVAFGGGTGLSRVLRGLKEHTANTTAIVAVTDDGGSTGRLRLAFGLPAVGDLVDCLAALSDHPALPKLLHHRFQEGEFKGHTFGNLFLLTLNQEAKDFAEAILEANAILQLRGQVFPATPEAVRLKARFRDGTEVVGEVAIRERVGRIREVFLEPEPKRVMEEALRAIRSADLLVLGPGSLYTSVIPSFLPKPLLEALAKAKAPLVYVVNLMTEPGETDGYTAYDHYKAIAYHLGRRPEAVLVHTAPIPEEVLRRYAEEGRFPVAFDPRPFAVDGVRVMAGDFREEGPLAQHDPQKVVKALVSLV; encoded by the coding sequence ATGTGGACAAGGAAGGGTGACGAGGTGGTGTACCGGGTAGCCCAAGGACTTGCCCGGCGCTTTCCCCCGCTTCGCTGGCTTTATCCGGGGATGCGGGTCAAGCGCTACGCCGCCTTGGCGGGCCTGGGAATTCTCCTCATGGCCTACGGCCTAGCCCGCTTCCTCCCTTCCCCACCCCCAAAGCCCTGGGCCCTGGGCCTCGTCCTCCTGGGCCTGGCCCTCCTGGTGGGAGGGATAAGGAGCATGAACCGCAGCATGCTCTCCGCCCTCACCGAGCCCGAGGCGGTGCCGGAAAGGGTCTACGTGCGCAGGAGGCTGGAGCAAGGCCCCAAGGTGGTGGCCTTTGGCGGCGGGACCGGGCTTTCCCGGGTGCTTAGGGGTCTAAAGGAGCACACGGCCAACACCACCGCCATCGTGGCGGTGACCGACGACGGGGGCTCCACGGGCCGCCTCCGGCTGGCTTTTGGCCTGCCGGCGGTGGGGGATCTGGTGGACTGCTTGGCGGCCCTTTCCGACCACCCCGCCCTTCCCAAGCTCCTGCACCACCGCTTCCAAGAAGGGGAGTTTAAGGGCCACACCTTCGGCAACCTCTTCCTGCTAACCCTGAACCAGGAGGCCAAGGATTTCGCCGAGGCCATCCTCGAGGCCAACGCCATCCTGCAGCTGAGGGGCCAGGTCTTTCCCGCCACCCCCGAGGCGGTGCGGCTTAAGGCCCGCTTCCGGGACGGCACGGAGGTGGTGGGGGAGGTGGCCATCCGGGAGAGGGTGGGACGGATCCGGGAAGTCTTCCTGGAACCCGAACCCAAGCGGGTCATGGAGGAGGCCCTTAGGGCCATCCGCTCGGCGGACCTCCTGGTCCTGGGTCCGGGAAGCCTCTACACCAGCGTCATCCCCAGCTTTCTGCCCAAGCCCCTCCTGGAGGCCCTGGCCAAGGCCAAGGCGCCCCTGGTCTATGTGGTGAACCTCATGACCGAGCCCGGGGAAACCGATGGCTACACCGCTTACGACCATTACAAGGCCATCGCCTACCATCTGGGCAGGAGGCCCGAGGCGGTGCTGGTGCACACCGCCCCCATTCCCGAGGAGGTCCTGAGGCGCTATGCCGAGGAAGGGCGTTTCCCCGTGGCCTTTGACCCGAGGCCCTTCGCCGTGGACGGGGTGCGGGTGATGGCCGGGGACTTCCGGGAGGAGGGTCCCTTGGCCCAGCACGATCCGCAAAAGGTGGTGAAGGCCCTGGTTTCCCTGGTATAA